From the Papilio machaon chromosome 13, ilPapMach1.1, whole genome shotgun sequence genome, the window acaaacttaataaatcCTATCAAACAATGACATGTTAATTGTACCAATCAGAAGTACTCACTGCCTTATTGCATTCACTTTTATTTCtgattgaaatgtaaaattatattttgctaCACTTAGGTTTGGAACACACTGTATATGTGAAGTTTTAATACCGGTATAACGTAACAGTTTGGACTTTGACAGGTTATATAGAGAGTACTAAAGGTAATTGTATGCGATATAAGCAAAGCTGACTGCTTATATCGCATGCAGACTGAGCCAGATCATATTGAAAAGTTCAAACTTTCTTTACTTAATCTAACCTGATAATTATCATTAAGATCTATAGGACTATGTTTTTCAACTGCCAAAACAACTGTAcactaagtaaatattatgatatatttttttccctttGAAAACCAGAGATacctagatttttttataaagatctTTTGACAGTGGAAACCTCCGAAAGGTGAGCCACAAACGCTACAAAGTTACAATGCAATACTAAGCGATACAATGCGAATACGTCATATCGCGGAGTGATATTTTCGAAGTATGTCAAATCGGCTTGTCACATTTTCTGGTCAAGTAGGATGACAGGTCTAATGGAAATTAGAATTTAAGAAAACACTACAGGTATTCATTAACAAATTACGTTTCTCACGAACAATggtaaacattttctattgttttctttcaaaCGAATGTCATAAGATAACGTTTATTATGACCGTtcgttgtttaatttaaaaatgtaaagcaaCGATTATTCTCACAGCAAATAAACCTAAACCCCACAAGAAAAGATATTTCCACATTCGAATTCATacatgaaatatgtttttcagatttaagtttattcatGGAAAAGGATATACTAACAGTTTTTATAAGATGGCGATCAAACCATCTGATATCGCTACTCGCTACTGTAACTTAGAAGTTTGCAGATGCGTCGCGTTCCATTCATGAACACAGAGGAGAGGATGTTGTTCCTCTGCTCGTCATTAGAAAAGGATGGACAGCGTTAGAGACTATTCGCTTGagatattttccttttgttttctttagaaaaaagGACTTGTTGAAAAGGTTACTGTGGTAGTGTAGTTATGAACAGTGTGACCCCACCTTTATACGTGAATGCGACAATCAGCGTCTATAGAGGAATTATGCAGGTTGTAAAGATTAGAGAGACAAGCAAACAGAGGCGAAGTGACGAgacactttaaaattaacgtTGTCACTGTTTGGTACACAGTCACGCAGtgattttgtgtttttcatttgattaattcttgcttatttttttgttgttttttgtttattgtctTCCTAACTTTTTCCGGTAAGTgtgtaaattactttaaagaattaattgcTTAATTGATGCCGTGACCTAGGAAAATTTGTACGTGTATTATACTTCTTCGTACACAATGCAACGTGAATATTCGAAGCTAATATTGCATCCTTGCGTCTCGAGTATCGCGTTGTGCGCATTCAGTCGACGCGAGTCGTCAATTCAGTCATTACAGACATAGCGAATACATGTATGGATTTGCTTAGTTATCTTTTGAAAATCGTAGCGACTTTAATCATGAAAATTTTGACAAACGGGTAGCGAGCGactgactttttttttacgaaaaaacaaaatgataacGACGCGAGCCTGGGTACAAAGCTATATGCTATTGTTTTTGCGTAAATCGGTAAGCGACTAAAATAGCTGAGCTTCAAATATTTACGTTGCCTAGTGTACGAAAGGCCTAAGTAGCGTTTATGATGAACAAAAATTCACGCGCaccatgattttattttaagtcagATGATGACtggttttggttttttttttcgaaataatGTGTTATTGTTCTTCTGTCTCGTATTTTTGTAGCTattcgaaataaaacaaattctgTCATATAACGatctttacaaaatattggaactaatataatatatttgaatattcgtttaaaatattctaaacaTCTAGTCTATAATCAAACAAGGCAGTCAAAATGTGTTCTGTATTGAACGAACCATTATTGTAGGAAGTAATAAAACAGGTTCCAACTCCGgttgtattgtaatttaacaCAAACATATCGTGAATACCGTCCATTTAAAATTTGCCTAGACAAACTGCTGAAAGTCGAAACCAATCGGCAATGAAATCGCAACATGAATGACGAAATTTTCCGAAACAATAGAACACATCACTTTATGAATTCGTTTGATATGTAATTTCTCGTCTTTACAATTTTCCTAGACGTTTTACAAACGGGCGATATTCACGATCTATCGACAACATATCGATATGGCAAGTTCATTATCGATTGCGAGGCCGTGACAAGAAATCTCGATAATACTAAAGatctcattataaaataatctcgttttcttttgttgacttttcatatttaatggattcattttttatagtcTCAATATTAATGTAGTAACAAAATCGCTTTACAATAAAAGGaatagtttttaatcaaaCTTGGAAGTAAaccaacaataaaattttgctgAAAACTCACTTATTTTACAAGTACTACGCCATTTGTCAAAGTTATATGTTTTGGACACGAGTTAATTTGTAATtcctatatacatattttgttcGCACATTTTTCTATCTAAGCGAAATTGCGTCTATAAAAATCATAGTAATGTCATCCAAACATATATAATCCGACTCATAAAGTGATTTAGGCAAAATTTTTACtcgtaaatattgtaaaaagattcgtgataaatgtaaaatctCAAGAAATGAAAGTCGAGATAACAGTATTGTAGGCAAGTTTGACTCAAGAAAGAATACTGcgatttatgaaatttaatacttGTTATATGTCAGGGctctttattaaactttaaacgtGTATTAAAGTCAGTGTTCACTTATAACCTAACACAATCATTTGCTTCGTGAAAATGAGTTCTTAGACCCCAACCACCGTGTTTAAAAcctattaaattgtaaaaataatatacataatattttataattttaatattttaaccacAAATATCTTTAacgttacaaaatttaatcgGAAAAAATCTTATCGCGTATAAATTTCCATAAGTAATTTCCGAGAAATTGACAATCTAACACATTGCCAAGAAAATGGCTACTGAATATGTTTGTAACCATTCTATATTATATCttagatgtatttttataagattccAGATAAACCATTTGATCAAATGACTCAtaacataaactttaaaacttaGTATGTGTTTTCATTCATATAATTAACCTTCTAACGATATAAAGGAATGCTAAAATTTCCAAATGCTAGAACTTCTTTACTAATTCAATTATAGAGACGTAGGAAAATTAATACAACTATGTATAGACTGCTACCTTCAACGTTAACCTATGTATAAACGCACAAAAATAGAGGAAGAGCAAAAGAGAAATAGCGAGACAGAGAAGGAGTCAAAATGCTTTCAGCACTCTAACAACCGTCTATCTTACAGATGGGCTGCGCGAGGATATTTGCGGCACTTCGCCGCTGTAAGAAATTAGAAGACGATAGCACTACCCAGCTGTCAAGATGCCTCGGTCTAATCGACCTGACCGCACTGGGCGTGGGCAGCACCTTGGGATTAGGTGTGTACGTACTGGCGGGAGCAGTGGCCAAGACTGTCGCAGGACCAGCTGTGACACTCAGCTTTTTAGTCGCAGCGATAGCTTCTGCATTTGCTGGTAAGTTTTCCAACTTaagttaaataactataaCCTATTAAATAATAGGTTGTAATAAATTGTCTATCCATTGTATTAAGAACGCAAAGAAGCAAgtatcttttttaaacttacttcGGTCTTAAAATCCTATTAACAATCCAACATTAAGATTAACTATTTAGAAACTGAGTCAAACTAGCTGACATGAAACTGAGATCATAAACATTTGCAGGTCTATGCTACGCAGAGTTTGCTGCAAGAGTTCCCAAAGCTGGTTCCGCTTACGTCTACAGCTATGTCAGTGTGGGTGAATTCGTTGCTTTTACCATCGGCTGGAATCTTATACTGGAATACGTCATTGGCACAGCAAGCGTGGCCAAAGGGATGGCCAACTACGTCGACAGTCTGTGTAACAACACCTTGGCCAATACTATGACTTCCATCGCTCCAATCAATATCTCATTCCTTGCTGATTATCCGGATTTCTTTGCATTCGCTTTGGTGCTTTTGATTACtagtaagtatttattataggaagtttttaaatcacttAATATCGCAAGATCTAGTCTTGCgatattaagtaatttaaaaactttagaaGAAGAAAACATGGAAGTTCAAAGTTCAATCTGTTTTCAAGTTCATTATTGTCACAATTTCTTTTATGCAAAGAATTCGcctaattacaatatttatctcTGTTTCAGTTCTTCTCGCGGTTGGAGTGAGTGAgtctacaaaaataaataacgtcTTCACAGCTCTTAACATGATCACTGTAATTGTCGTCGTCATTGCCGGGGCGATGAAAAGTAAGTATCTAATatcgtaattaatttcttctcaATTCCACGCCATGTTTGCTAAGAACCGATCGCACACAATttagtaaattgtaaaaaagagTAAGAGTCAAGTTTCTATTCTctgaataaaatgttaaaaaacctCACTTAGGTGATCCGGCAAATTGGAGGATCAACATTGAAGATATTCCGGAAGACCAACGCGCTTCAGCCGGCGCGGGTGGGTTCATGCCGTGGGGAGTTGCTGGTGTGATGGCGGGCGCTGCTAAATGTTTCTTCGGTTTCGTCGGCTTCGACTGTGTGGCTACCACGGGAGAGGAGGCCAAGAATCCCAAGAGAGATATTCCGCTCTCCATCGTGTTGTCTCTAGTCATCATATTTGCGTCATACTTTAGCATTGCCACTGTTCTCACCATGATGTGGCCTTATTACCTTCAGGTAAGGATCTCTAACTGCTGTTGGTAGCACATTGCTGTATTCTAGATTTCGCAATTTTCAATAGTGATtgttatattcattttttaaaatatacgaatGTGTTCAATTCGCAGCATTTCTAAACaggtttttcttttcatatattttttggcTTTTTTCATCTGAAATCTACTTCTCTTACTGCTTTACTCAGAGACATGTTATTGTTATCGACAttgattaaatgtttattaaataaattgtaaaaaaaaaacgattacATAGATAATTTGTATATCAGGACGCAGACGCACCGTTCCCGTACGTGTTCATACAAGTGGGCATGCCTGTAGTGCGGTGGTTGGTTACGGGAGGTGCTGTGTGCGCGCTCTGCACCAGTCTGCTCGGCGCCATGTTCCCCTTGCCACGCGTCCTCTACGCCATGGCCAGCGACGGTGTGCTCTTCAGACCCCTCGCTGTCATCAATGCCAAAACTAAGACCCCAATGCTTGCTACTATACTCAGCGGACTGTTATCTGGTAAGTACTACTTATAGGTCTAGTAcctatttagaaaataaatatactaactacatttttgtaagtttatcAGGAAACATAGAATCTGTATAAGCGAGGGTTCAAA encodes:
- the LOC106719837 gene encoding cationic amino acid transporter 2, which encodes MGCARIFAALRRCKKLEDDSTTQLSRCLGLIDLTALGVGSTLGLGVYVLAGAVAKTVAGPAVTLSFLVAAIASAFAGLCYAEFAARVPKAGSAYVYSYVSVGEFVAFTIGWNLILEYVIGTASVAKGMANYVDSLCNNTLANTMTSIAPINISFLADYPDFFAFALVLLITILLAVGVSESTKINNVFTALNMITVIVVVIAGAMKSDPANWRINIEDIPEDQRASAGAGGFMPWGVAGVMAGAAKCFFGFVGFDCVATTGEEAKNPKRDIPLSIVLSLVIIFASYFSIATVLTMMWPYYLQDADAPFPYVFIQVGMPVVRWLVTGGAVCALCTSLLGAMFPLPRVLYAMASDGVLFRPLAVINAKTKTPMLATILSGLLSAIMAAIFNLNQLIDMMSIGTLLAYTIVATSVLILRYEEHEDLQLKNGKPVPDTAYTVVRQIFNLLGLKHPTELSANIAKWSIGILGVAALGTCAVMRWEVSSAELQVALFAAGAGVLLAILLILYRQPRNDVKHLTFTVPLVPLVPYLSVCMNLYLMMQLDYQTWVRFIIWLAVGYLIYFIYGIRNSSLRLESKKLKNGLEEKHVVTKF